The region tatatgcatacatatacagttatgccctcaacgagccaaaaattactaaaatgcccttctaataagaaatgggcccacctGCATGCCAatttagtcatataataatataactcacataatcaggcatataatcacataataatgcaattaacCAGTTATTACccttctggccccctaatccaggcactaaaccacattagggaatttgggacattacatgtCCCCTCTGTACCTCATCAACTGAGGATCACTCAACCGACCCTCCTTTATCTTCTCCAAAAGTGTAGACTGcaaggtgatgttggctaactgacccaccaccaactcaatccttgctctggtcatatcctttgccaattTCCTGGATATCTGCTTTCAACTGATTAACTATCCTGGACCTCTTCGACTTAAGGCATcaaccaccacgttggctttccttgGATGATAAAGAATCTCGCAATCATAATATTTCACCAACTCCAAcaaacgcctctgtctcatgtttagatccttttgggtaaagaaatactttaagctcttgtggtcaatgtatatcttacacttctctccataaaggtagtgccaccataccttcaatgcaaggACAACTACTGCTAACTCCGGATCATGCGTAGGGTATCgctgttcatattctttcaactagCGGGATGCATAAGTAATCACCTTCCCTGcctacataagaacacaacctaacccctacctcaaagcatcacagtaaaccacaaacttctcatgatctaatggaagactcagtactggagctgtaatcaatcatcgcttcaactcctggaagttgttctcacatctgtctgacaATACCACCTTctaattcttgcgtgtcaactctatTAGTTGTGTAGGAATCCTCGAGAATCCCGCTACATAACATCAACAATATCTTGCCAATCCAAGGAGACTTTTGATCTATGGGCATTCCtaggccttggccaatctctcacacCCTCAATCTTAGTTAGATCAACCTTAATTCAATCTTTGCTAACAATGTGATCGGGGAaggtcacctgaggtaaccataacttgcacttcttgaacttggcatacaacctgTGCTCCCTAAACCTCTGAAGTACCAAtaggagatgttgctcatgttctgcctctgttTGAGAGTAGACCaggatgttgtcgatgaagacaatcacaaacttgtccaagtagtctttgaacaccctgttcatcagatccatgaatggtgtcggggcattggtcaatccaaatgacatgaccaaaaactcataatgcccatatcacGTGTGAAAGGCCTTCTTCGGAATATCCttatctttgatcctcagctggtgataaccagattaaagatagatctttgagaatactgtcctACCCTACAACTAGTCAAataggtcatcaatccttggcagcgaGTACTTGTTCTTGGtattcaacttgttcaactccatgTAATCggtacacatcctcaatgtcccatCTTTCTTCTCAACAAAAAAACAGTGGCGCACCCGACGATGAGAAGTTGGGTCTcgaatccagtaactcttgcaattgTACCTTCAACTTCTTCAAATCTGCCAGAGCTGTTTtgtatggtgctcttgatactggttttGTCCTCGGAGCTAACTCCagaacaaactcaatctctcgctaTGGCGATAACCCCGGTAGGTCTTCtgggaatacatccaaaaactcacagaccaatctggtctctGCCGACCCAACTGGTAcatccctggtggtatccactacactcaCTAGTAATCTTATGCAatctccttgcaataggtctctagccttcaatgccgaGATCATAGGAATATGAGACCCGTTCACAGCGCCCACAAACCCAAACATGTCCTCTCCAtcgggctcaaaggtcaccatcctccttttacaaTCTATAGTTGCTCCATAcatggctaaccaatccatgcccataatcatatcaaagttgtaacatcccaaatttcctaataaggcttagagccttgattaagAGGCCAGATTGGCaaattatgagttttatatgattAATCGTGAATTACTTGTCAtttatgtgtatatgtgatatatatgtatataattacttgattatgtgagttatattataatatgactagatatgcatgtttaggtgtattaaatatgcatgtgggcccgtttcttattaaaagggcattttcgtaattttgacccgttatgggtatatttgaatatatatatgtgcatatatgtgatatatgtgtgagaccacattattatatggatatattcaGACTATTCGGCataaggtgatcctagtgagcaaattgaCGAAAAAGTAACAACATGAATAAATACCCTGCTCGGGGTAGGCCTAGGGCTATTTTGTAAATTAGCGCATTtctgggaattattgagtaatggggaTTTATTTGGTGTATTGGAGATAACTAagaattatttaaagaaatggtAAGATGTGATggtaaaagaccaaaatgcccttaaaggtATTAAGTGGCAAGTTATAGGCTTAAGGGCATATTGGTCATTTGCTGTGTCGGGGTTTAGTATACTTAGGAAACCTAGAACTCTGCTGAGTTCCAAAGGAAATAAACAAGTGCAGCAGCTCTCTCTCCTCCCCGTACTCCCTTATCTCTCTCATAGGGTTTGAAGTTTTGAAAGAAACCTTGAATTTTTGGAGTGGAGTTTTGGATTTAAGGCTTGGGAAAGGTGTAGGCAAGCTAAGCGAGTGCTAGGAACCCatttgttgacctgtgaaattggccaacggtcgtatgtacagtatacgacactttttgaacgaaataaaatgaataaatgacagagtacgattatcttaagtaaacacgCAGGAATTTTGTAGTGGTTCAACCCTATTTTGATGAACACTAATAGCCTAATCCGCTTAGTCTTCAGTATTGAATTACTCAATCAAAAATTACAAGTACCAACTGATGAGTTCTCTCGTTAAGAatatttttctcccaaaattccaaaaaaggAGATCCAGAAAATAGAGTCTCCccaaaaaaaaagtcctttttatgaagccctgggtcctttattatAGTACCCAAGGGCTGTTACATGACTAGTAGTActgggatcatggtttggtacacgattattaggtagtggagatacgtgtccacctccctatgattatgagatcgcgggtcttctcgttgtttctctaggcCGTGGTGGGTAGTGCatgatagaaacctctgggaagatgttaagtctctgttggtatgtgagacttaggtgctaggcccgatgacccgatcttgggtgctaggcccgtgaccttctgggtgctggacctgttgatatcctctgggtgctaggcctaatgAACtaagtttgaacgagagtgagtatttctcaatGAAGTGTACTTGGAGTTTGAGCCAACTACCCTATGCAGAATAGGGTGGGTTGACCAtccaggtggttcttgagcatgtcaggccaaCCACCCAAGGGGttagggtcaggccgaccacccctggggtaggggtcaggtcgaccactctcttggacacactagggccgaccacccctagggtagaggttaagccgaccacccctagggctcttgggcctgcttaggccgaccacccctagggggttttggCTTAGTCGACTTCCCCATAGGtcatggacctatcttttttgcctgttagtcttttctcaatactttgtcattttttccctgatttgtgatgtcacgtgtcgcattctcattcgccacatcatcctcgtatttttgagggataacactaTCTTCAGAGAATAAGGTAATGGTTTTAACCCTTGATTCTCTCTGAATTTATGAGTATTTACTctgtttttggtgttcttgagttttacaaactcaagacttgGATTTTGAGTATCTATGGAGATTTTGGGTATTTGTTGCTGTTTTCATGTTGCTAAGTTATTGGGTAAACTACTGGGAGGATTGAAATGTTGGTTTCAGGGTCAGGGAACCCATTGGGCTCAGATTTAAGGCTTTGAGGTTCAAAGAATTCTGGAAAAAAACCTAGAATTTTGGGTTTGCTGGGatcagcgctgtagcactaggtaCGCAGCGCTACAACCCTAGTCTAATGGGCAGTTTGAGTTTCCAACTTTAACACTGTAGCGCTCAGTaggtagcattgtagcgctacttaGCTTTCAGGACTTGATCTTTAGGTactttcaagggtttttgctcagaggctcgggggacgatttcaccacgctgattggtggaattggaggtcctggGAGCATGGGATTGGACCCGGGGTTTGTTTATGGAATGAAATGTTGATAAGATATATCTATGGGTTGTGACTACGTTGTCGCTAAGGTTTAGGATGGGATTGTACTCGCGGGTCGCTTATAtccagtgcttggaccaaaggtaagaaaactgcacctgatgcgtgagatgcatgattggggcttggcccatttGTTAAATATATCTGTGATTAAGGCTCGGGCCTAGatgatgagcatgattatgattatgcctgtgtatATCCGTTTTAGTATATTGTAATGCATTGTATTTGtatgtatgatgaatgtattatgtgattGTTCGTTATAACCAGGAAGCTCGGTTTATATGCCGAGAATTTGTTTGTTGCATCTGGTTAAGCTTGACTGGCAAGTTGAGGGCATACTTGGCTTAAAGGgggttgacttataagtcaagagtctccaaggctcgacttataagtttaGGATTTATAAGGCTCAGCTTATGTGCCATGACCGGCATCACGGGCGTTGAGCACAGGCTgtcatggctgggccaccctgagAGTGCACAAGGCACTTGACTGGCTTGGATGTCATATGAATAAGTGGGAGTGCGACtcgcacttgtgtgaccctatggccACTCATTTGTGCAATGTTTATGCTTGATTCTTGTTATTACTACTAAACATGTTGTTATACTTTGAGAGCTatctgaatatgttttcttgttgagtcttttggctcacgggtgctttgtggtgaatgtaagggtaaggagaagcttggccagccatgagttggatagcGATAGCAGTGATGTGTAGATATGTAGTCCGCTCGGCTGCCATGACTGGGGTATCACAGGGGAGCTAGGGTCTGAACCCGTTTTACCGCTTAGGCTagcttattttgtaatctttgGATTGTAACAAACTTTTAAACTTGATTTTGGTATCCCATGTAAAAACTAAagatttgttttaataaaaatgtttacTTCTTGAccaataattttaataatgagtccaacactaattttaaacacatgtGGTAACGATCCCTAATTAGTAGGGTGtttcaacttggtatcagagctgccaaggtttcaGGGTTCCCTATaatggactgggcatgtacacttgccactaaagacaagctcgactcagggtttagtaactattaatatagttatgtgtgtGATTGCTTAAATGAACTATATATgccttacactacaagaaaaaacagtattcataacacttaaaaagtgctatctgggactattgatagcacttctgaaaatgctaacgtagcccatgttattaaaagtccagtcttttctttaacattttttgaatgttatgttcggtgttatcttaaactattcaataacacatttttaggtgctataatattcaaataataacatttagatagagtttttgattataaatttaaagtttaatcttgtattattttcataacacttttcaactgttacatttgattattttgataacatttttaatttgttatattatataaaccataacgattttttacgcttataatatgcttttaaatcataacatatagtaataaaattttaaattttattttgataagtatacttatatggtttttttttaattaaaagattttcattattgtattttgataaaaaaattcaaaattaatcataaaatgtaattctcaatagattgataaaccataagtattacattaaacaataactaattcaaaccataaatgtgtctacttcatgagatcttagttctaacttaagtttgaaagcataacataataaagttttataatcttgaacaatttttacttcaaaaatgaaaaatagaaacaaaactttatagtaattttcctaaacaagaAAAGTTTTTGGTCATTGAAGATGAGAGAAATACAACATCCATAAAGTTGACCATTAcaaaaacaacaataacaacaacatgATACCAGCCTGCCATCATTTAATTTGGAAAGGCTGAATATACATGCCATTCTCAACATAGAACAAACACTTGTGCAACATTTTCTCAGTAAATTCCGGGGATGACCCTGTACCGAACCTTCTCGCAGTACGATTTCCAGTATTTTCCATACCTACAATAACAATCACATGTCAAGATTTTATGCCTTTATCAGTATGAAAACGCGCAAACCATTATTCATTTCGtctacttatttatttttctctACACTGGCATCGATTTGTAAATTGTCTACACCTGTTGGACCAGAAACCACTAACATGATCAGAGTTTGTCTCTcccatacaagcaaataaactaGTAGCACTCGTAAGGTAAGTTTTAACTAATGAATTACCTCAACTTCGGGATCTATTTGAAAAACTAAATTTGGAAGGTTTACCTTTGCAATTTTTAAGggacataatttttcataaacaaATGATGAGATTGTGTTTGCTTACTTGGATCGGCACCGATCATCATCCCTTTTCGCCTGGTCGAGGAGAAGGATTGTAAGAAACACCACATAAAAGTAGGGTAAAGCCTGCAGGACAAAAGTGATTCAATTCAAACACAACTTCTAACAACATAAACAAATCTAAACCCCAGAAGGAAAATTACTTACGTGGTTAAAAAGAGCTGGAACAGTCCAGAAAAATGCAGCTAATATTTCTGGGACATAGTGGAAATGTCGAGCTAATCCCCACCTGCGTGAACCAGAGAACTTTGTTTTTAGAATTTTAGCATTTGACAAATTAGGACAATGGCtcatagaaatagaagaagaaagcACCCTCTATTAGAAAACCAAACCATCCACATGGTTAGAATGCTCATTTTATATACATAGTGTACCCATTTCAAGGTTTCCAACATCCTGTTGGAGCAAGTAGGCCAACAACAGCATGCTCACCCCCCCCATTCATaaccaagaagaaaaaaaaatccagtTAGTTCATATTTACATGGCAGAGCCTGAAAACGTACCATCCCGAAGTTAAAAGAATGCTGCTTTTTGTTTCCCCAGTTGTGGTAGTGTAAGTGGCAGTTATCTGTGAAACAGAAAGGGAAGAATTATGCAGGATTTAGCAGCAGATATACAGAAAATTGTATGTATAATGAGAACTAAATAACGAGTTTTAGAGAACCATATACCTTTGATGGAGCTTTACCCCAAACCAAAGCTTTGCCATTTGTTCTGCAAAACTCTTGCCTTTGCCTATCACAGTCGTAGTTGATGTATATGCAAAGAATGCCTGCTACTAGGATGTAGAGTGCCAACTGTGACAAAGCAAAGTAGACAACTAAAATTAAGAATTAATTTAACATGGACAATGGGGAAATAGGACAGAAAAGAAAGTATGGTTGGTTGCAAAAAAAATCAAGTCTACGCTCATCTCATGGGCTTGGCAGCTTACAAACAAAGTTACAAGCATTCAACTTTTGCATTTGGCTGGTAGAATAGATTTGCAGCTTCTAGCTCAAATCTAGAATCAAATTGCCAATATACAGCTTTTACAAGCTAATAATAATATTACTGGTGTATACCAAGGGGAGTTAGCTCAAATGGGAAGACATGTGGTTTGCTTCCATAAGGTCTAAAGTTTGAATCCCACCAAGGTAATTACATAGCCATTGCTATAGTTTCCTACTCTCTAGTAATGCAGAAAAGTGTTCACATTTTGAAAAGGTTGAAAAACATTTTGGAACTGTTCCTGAACGAAAGCAGTAATATTACATTTTATTGACCAAATAAACTTAGAATAGAAAACTTTATACCTGAGTTCCAAGGTGTACAGGATGATTGACCAGGTACATGCCAGGAGAAGTATATATAGAAGGCACCCATACAAGGCATCCCCAGCAAATATAAAAACCAGCTGTCAAAATGATAGGTACAATGATCCAAATGAGAGAAAGTATGAACAAACCAAAAGAACGGGAAAGAAGCAATAGATAAATTCAGCACTACAagaacatttgtttaataattattTGGTCTCTTCTAATCACAGTGAAAAATTAGGTAGTAGAAACAATTTATCTGCTAAAATTAAGGCCAAGAATTTGCAGAGAACtagataaataaaaaagaagaagaaatcaaGCAGAGAACTATTGTGATTTCTAATAGTATTTACATGTGATAGCACAAAGCCCTTGAATAAGACTTAAGAACAACTGATAGGTGAATTATCCTTACAAAGAATGTCACACTCCAAAAACCTAGTCGACAATCCTAAATTTACATGTACCTTCACAACCTTATCTCATTACAGTTTTTTTCTAATTTACCACATCCCAAATTTAATAAACAAGAAAAGCAGAAATCCCAGAAGAATCACACTTACCCAATAGAAATCAATTATGATGTTCCCAGACGAGCCAGGATCAGTGGAAGACGGTGCCACATGGCCCTTAAAACAGAAAGAAAGAGTCTCAAAAATATCCAGcttgtggtacgagctagagttggaggctatggcCCTTAAAAcacatttataattatattatgttTTAGAGTTACATGTTTAGTATTCATAAGTTAAACTTGTTAAGCACacgtatattataattatgaggTTTGTAGTTTATACAATAATCTAGAAAATAATAATTCATCTAATAAACAAATACATCAATTGCAAATATTAAGCACACGAGAAGAGATTAAAAACTCAACAAGTATCAACAAGTATTAAGCACAAAAGAAGTACTCTAATTCCCTAATCATGGATCAACAAATATTAAGCACACGAGAAGAGATTAAAAACTCAACACTCCACATTAAGTTTGAAACTATTAAAAAATGAACTATGAAAGTTATTATAAACAAGAGAGTATCATCAACTAATATGTAGCAgtaaaattttatttatgtaCATTTCAATTTTAAAAGAATTCTAAATCCCAATTGAGTTCTTTCCATAAAATCGTGAACCATGCATGTAGAAAACTACAATATTACTTTTTACAACATTCTTATCAAAGGATCATTGTAAAAGCAATGTGATCCACTAATGTGAGAACAAACCTCATCTGGTTTCTTAGCAGCAAGTAGTGCATTTGCTCGGCCTCGTAGAACTTCAAAACTGAGATACTTAGACACCTGCCACATAGTAACAAGATGTCAATAAATGACATTATTAAATCCAAATCAGTAATACGATCATGTTATATTTATCAACTATTAAAATAAATCCTGACAGAATTTTGAGAAATTAATATCTGCATTTTATGTTCTTCAATCTCTTTTCATTACATTATGAGGGAGCATCACGTTAATAATTTCTCTTGTTCATTATGCTTAGAGATAACTGAAAACTAAATGGAAGATAAAATGTAAACCGTAAACAGTaatatggaagaaaaaaaaactgattTTTAAGTAAAATTATTCCAACAGTTGTTCAAGTTTAATTAGATAGGGAATTACCACAAAATAGCCTTTGGTATAACCAACCTAGGCCAATCCCTTATGTGTGGGTGGGGGTGGTCAGATATTTTTTTCCATATGATTCATTAAATCAGATCACATTTTGTTGTAGAATGAAAATAATAGAAATTAATCATATAAGCTATACAACAACCTATTATTATTGATTACTGGTATTAAATGCTGACAAACCAACTCTTGGTATCAAGAAAATTATCAACGGACTAAGCAAAACATGAGTAGTAAAATGTCTTGCATAAACTGAAAAAACACCTTTGCAGCACTTTCATATGCATTAGCGCTTCCCTCATAATCCTTTAGTTTATACTTAACTTCTCCAAGCAAACGAAAAACATCAGGGTCACTTGGCTTCTCCTGTGTAACACAATAACACGAATACATGCAAGCTTAGATCAAAAGTTTTTACTGAACCCTTCCTTTGGCCAGCATCGTCCAAGTACATTACTGTTCAGGAAGTACAGAAACAAACCTTTGTCAAGTTCTCAAGCAAAGAGACCACTCAGGTATATTCTCCTAACTCAGCCAAGGTTACAGCAGCTCCCTGCAAATAACCCGAAATAAATATAGCATGGATGCTACAAACAACGGGAATATAGATGGTTTACCAAAAAAAAGTCAAATCAAGAAACCCTTTGGCACCTAACCCTACTCAGAACACTGTTTCCGTCAATTTTCATCAGATGATGTTGCAGCTAGTAGCATCtttaatttttctcattttttatgtaatatttaaaatttaaacacttCTCCagctttctttatctttttcctccagactatatttttattaaaagagAATAATCAACAACACTTCCAGTCATTATTATGTCCAATAGATAGAATAAGATAGGATCAGGAGTGATCCTACATCTGGCCAACTAGAAATTAGCAGTAAAAAGCttaatatttttcacaaaaacctATAAGACATAGAATCAGCTCAACATTTTTGGCTTGAAATAAGAAGCTAACAAAGGTTCATTTTACATTTAAGCCTCACCAGATAATACCAAGTGATTTAATCAGatgactttttctttttttaaagcCCAGCtagaatgaaataaaataatcaaCACAATAGCTTATTAGACAAGTTCTATCGCTTTCAGAACTTAAAATACTGCAATCTTCTTAGAGAACACCTAATTAACTTTGTTCTCCTTTTTCTATTCTTTAGATTTTCTCACACTAAAAATCTTTTTCCTTTGAAAGAAAGAGAGACTCACAAAAGAACATAATCTGGCATTAACAGTTTCTGACTCACCTCAAGAGCAgttagatctcttggggaattgCTCAGTGTTGCTTCGTATCCTCTCAGTTGAGTCTGCCATGAATCAGAAGTAAAATAATTAACATGTTGGGCAGCTCTTTACCACTTTCGGGATGATTCCTCCAAAATACACAACATGATTGACGGTCCATTAGGATCAACAAGAAACATGTGAAGTATAAACCAGCTCAGCAGCAAAGAA is a window of Humulus lupulus chromosome 4, drHumLupu1.1, whole genome shotgun sequence DNA encoding:
- the LOC133829237 gene encoding 7-dehydrocholesterol reductase-like, with protein sequence MYLVNHPVHLGTQLALYILVAGILCIYINYDCDRQRQEFCRTNGKALVWGKAPSKITATYTTTTGETKSSILLTSGWWGLARHFHYVPEILAAFFWTVPALFNHALPYFYVVFLTILLLDQAKRDDDRCRSKYGKYWKSYCEKVRYRVIPGIY